The Salvia miltiorrhiza cultivar Shanhuang (shh) chromosome 2, IMPLAD_Smil_shh, whole genome shotgun sequence DNA window GTCCATTGGGAGCATTACGGGTTTGGAAACTCTAGATTTCTCTAATAATAACCTCTCTGGTTCAGTGCCAAAATCTTTGCAGGCGCTTCAACACCTCGATAACTTTAATGTCTCTTTCAACGctctaagtggagaaattcccaGTGGTGGTCCTTTTGTGAACTTCACAATGGAGTCTTTTAAAGGTAATGAAGCACTATGTGGAATTCCAAGGTTCCAAGTCCCGCCTTGTCATGTTGTCAAGAAGCACAGATCAAAGAGGAAGAAGGTAGAACTTGCTTTGTTCATTCTTGTTGGGGTTGTGGCTTTCACCACAATTCTATGTTTGGGCTTTATTTTTCTCAGATACAAAAGGAAAGATAAAGCAACTAGTGAAACTGCTGGAATTTTGGGTGCTATAACTGAAAGAATTTCCTACTATGAACTCTCACATGCAACTCAACAGTTCAGTGAGAGCAACTTACTAGGCATGGGAAGTTTTGGTTCTGTTTATAGAGGAATTCTTGGAAATGGGAAGGTTATTGCGGTAAAGGTGTTTAAACTACAATCTGAAGTTGCTTTCAGGAGCTTTGATATTGAATGTGAAGTTTTACGTAATATTCGTCATAGAAATTTGACGAAAGTCATAAGCAGTTGCTCCAATGAAGAATTCAAGGCTTTGGTACTTGAATACATGCCAAAGGGAAACCTGGAACAATGGTTGTATTCACACAACTATTGCTTGGATTTCATGAAAAGGTTGAACATAATGATTGATGTGGCATTGGCATTGGAATATCTTCACCATGGCTACTCTACTCCAATTGTTCATTGTGACTTGAAGCCTAGCAATGTCTTGTTAGATGAAGAAATGGTAGCTCATGTGAGTGATTTTGGTATATCAAAACTATTATTGGACGAGGAGGAGAGCATTGTGATAACGAAAACTCTAGCAACACTTGGTTACATTGCTCCAGGTAAATTCTTAGTCTTTGATTTTAAATAAATGGTGTCTTCTAACTAAACATTTTTATGACTAAAGATACTTGTTTGTCGTTCTAGAGTATGGTTTTGAAGGGATAGTCTCTACAAGATGTGATGTCTACAGCTTTGGTATAATGTTGATGGAAACCTTTGCGAGAAAGAAACCAAGTGACAATATGTTTGATGGAGATCTAACCTTGAAGGTCTGGATTGAAAGCTCAGTTCCACAGTCAGCAGATCGAGTTATAGATGTGAACTTACTAATGGATCTTGATGAAGAACACGGCGACAAAATTATTGAATTCACATCATCCATATTTGAGTTGGCTTTCAAGTGTTCTGCAGAATCCCCTTATGACAGGATCAACATGAAAGAAGCTCTAGCGGAGCTGCAGAAAATCAAACGCCGATGTTTGGTTGTTGAAGGAATTGCCAAGAAAGAAGATGACACTACAAATTGAAATCTTGGAATTTAATGAAGCTGATGGAGAACTAACGGTTCATGAATCTTAGAGAAATGTATTTTGTTGATGTCGGGATAATACTTTAAGTCGAAGTCGAATACTAGTATTGCGTTGTATCATTGTGTGTAAAGTGGGTTTCTTGTCCGAATCTTAAACGCTATTAGCCGATGCTTAAGGTTAAAAAAGGGCAGTAAGAATACACCTAAGGAAAAGAATAAAACAAGTCAATTTTCGTTCAGACATTTCACCAAACAGCTGGTGGTCTAAGATTTGGGTGATAAATAATATAGACATCCTAATCTTTCATATACTCAAAATTATAAATAGCTCAATGAATAGAAAGCTACGAGAACGTCTTCTAATTCCAGTATATGTTAAAGAATAGCAAAGATTGTAGCAATATATAAGTGAACGAATGGGATAACAATTCTAAGCACCATATGGATTTTACAAATGATTTCATgctgttaattattttttccaGTTGATGGATTTTCTGTGGCTACATCCATCAACTCTCTTCAATATGCAGGTTGGCTGATTCCAGATTAAGATTTTTTACTTCACCtctttttctccttttcttcCTGCTCCGGTGGTTCCAGTTCAACTGTAATGTCTCCATCTGAATTCAAGTAgtacaaaatcaaaattagCAAAAGCAGGagccaaaaaatgaaataaataaacaatggTTTTAAAACCGCCCACCGTGGGGCTCGAACCCACGACCACAAGGTTAAGAGCCTTGCGCTCTACCAACTGAGCTAGACGGGCTTCCATGACAAAAATTTACATGttaaatatatatctatttcaTTTGACTATAGTATATGAGAATTAGTACTTTGCCCACCTCCTCGAACATTAACTTCACACATTAATCACTCTACTGCTAATCCATTATATCTATAACTAAAAGTAAGTGTTTGAACAGAGTCTACAACAGGAAGCGTCAGGCCAAGATCACCGGAGAGATTTTGGAGATTGTTGTTGGAGTCGACGCCTTGGTCAGACTTCAGCCTGATCCTACTACTAAATTTCCAGCAATAGATACTTTTGATTATCTGCTGCGTATAAATCTCCTCAAACAAGAGAAAACACCATTCTATTTTGTAACATAAGCCATCTTACTCACATTTAATGTATAATgtgatgtgattttttttacttatgATCACAAGACCCTTTGGGCATGTTTGTTTGCCAGGAAAGTAATCTGAATCGGGATTTATTAGAAAATAAATCCTAATAGATTCATTCTCCAATGTTTGGAAATATCAAAAATAATTGTTAGGATTCCGGatttgtatcattaaataaatataattaatcaatatatatatagtaattaaattgtaatttaaactttataatatatttctctaattaatttttttaataacaacAAAGTACATTATTCAGGTTAATTATAagatttataattctaaaattaaattcaaattttcttacataataataataataataataataataataataataataataatgatgatgatgatgatgatgatgatgatgatgatgatgatgatgatgtatgAAATAAAGTATGatttatagttttaaaaaattaaattaagtttCTTAATCAAATTGAaggtttataaaaaaaagaaagaaaaatgcccttgaaagcacaagaacgcAGAGTAGGGTGCCAATTAAATTAAGTTTCTTAATAAAGTATGATTCATAgttctaagaattaaattataatttgcttaaaataaattatgaactaattaatcaattaaatagtaataataataataataataataataataataataataataataataacaatataaaGTTGATTCATAGTTctgaaaattaaattataatttgcttaaaataaattatggactaataataataataataataataataataataataataataatacaaaacaTTAAATACctactaaataaaaattataatttaagttttattataaaataatacaaataagtAAGATTCCTGAGAATCaggaaaaagaatacctaaGAAAAGTTAGGGAATAAAAATCCTAGAAAGTTGCACTACTTTCCTGATTTTCAGGATTTTTATTACTTTTCCTGACCGATAAAAATTTAATCAAACAcagaaatttaatattttggaatcagATTACATTCTCAGGACAGAATCCGTGCCAAACAAACGGgtttgagaaaaatatttgtCTCTACCAACATCACGTTGTTTCTTTGGGTGAACCATGAAATTACATGCTCAAAAAATTCTAGTAGATAGATTAGATGTTCTCGTAAATCCATCTGTCTTTAAAAGGTGCTGCTTGTCGTCCTTTTTTTATTTCCTGTCCATACTACAGATGTAGtagatttgattatatatagtCAGTGGTCATGAATTGAAACGTCTATTAAAAAAATTGCGATGAAATTAGAAAATCGCaaatttaaatccaatatttccGAGGAACTGCACGAGTCAATGTTAAGATTTGCCCAGGTGATAGATAAATTGGGGACTATAAACTataggataaaataataaatttttaattaattattattttaaaaaatgagctATAAGAAGCAAAATGGGGTtgtgaatagaatcacccagaTTGAAAAACATTTTACTCATAGAAAAGTATGGGCTGAAAATTATAACACAGTTCGAGAAGCCCATCTATTGCTCTACAAGCCCAATATGTGCAGCACCAATCAAAGTCGCTTTATAAAACGAATACTAATTAATTGACGGTTTTTATTTGTGATCTAAATGAGGCAAGGCATCGTAAATAAAGTGGAAACCAAGGTGGTTCTCCGCCCAACTATTTCCTCAAACATAAGAAAaaggagaaagaaaaaagaggagagagaaagagagagggagagtcaGAGAGCTGTAATCACATGGGATGCTGTTTGGTTTGTGGGTCCCAGCATCcctaccccacccccaccaccaccaccaccaccctcCTCTAACCAcgcctctctcctctttttctctttctctctctccctaatTGTGTTCTTCTTTCCCTTTTCTCTACCGACAATCATCAACGCCAAAATGTTGCGCAGATCGCAGAGTTGAAATATCGTTTTGTGTTCTCCGTTTTTTcaggttttcgcctttcgatttTCCTCTGGGAATTCTACTGTTATGGCCGACGATAaggtaatttttattttactttttcgtTTTTGGCCGAAGATTGTTCTCATTTTGTGAGATTGATTTCCAAATATCACACTATGTTAAATCTTCTATTTTCTTTCGTCATAACTACGGAAATGGCAGATctgcattttttatttgttttattttttctgaatCAATGAAATTCTGGCGTTGAATTTAGCAGATTTTATAGTTTTGGTGCTTGAGGCTATTGTTGCTTGTAACCGTTATGTAGGAGTCGTAGATTCTGTTCTGGTGTGTGTAGAAATCATTAATTCTATAATTTGCCTAGGTTTTACCTTCAATTATAGACGAGCTAAGagaaattttatttcatctgaatTGGCGGTTAGATTTGTGGTGTCAAGCTTTTCTTTATTCTCAAGTTTATGGAAAGTTATTTACTTCTGTCTACCTCGATTTTAGAAGTTTCTATGGCCTTGGAGTAGATCGATGCCTTAAGCCACAATGTTTTAGTGAGGTTACTATTTTTCTATAATTGGAATTTTTTGGTTAGTGAAGGTGTCGTAAATTATGGATTTAGCTTTATGTCCTGGATTATGCTTTTGTTCTTCGTTGAATTATATATTTGCACTACTACTTTGCTACGTGCTCTGCTAGAGTGTGTATTCTTGCCAAATGTGCATATCCATAGGAAGAGCTTTCATAGCTGATCTTTAGTAGCGGTGGAGTAATGTGGTTTCTTATATGAGCATAATTTATCATTATACAGGAGATGTCTGCTCCTGTGATGGATGGGAATGGCACAGTCACTGGTCACATAATTTCGACTACCATTGGGGGAAAGAATGGGGAACCTAAGCAGGTAAACCTATTGACCAATTGCTGGGCTTGATTGACTGAGCTAATAACTGCAACTTTATTTTGCTTAAGTTTGGATGATTTAGGTTGTATGAAGCTTGTTAGGCTTGATGTAGACTATAGTGAACAATCTTGAGCTGTTAAGTCTAGTTCTTGAAATTAAGCCTATCTTCAGCGGCCTATCAGTATGTCAAATAGAAGTTTGAGAGGAACTGGCGGAGACAAGGGTGAAGGGGTTAAAAATGGTTGTTCTACCTCATTTTCTCTGCAAGGAGAAAAGACCTAAGAAGGAAAACCTTGGTTTAtgtctaatttcattttttttggtaCTATGCAGACAGTTAGTTACATGGCGGAGCGAGTTGTAGGGACTGGTTCATTTGGAATTGTTTTTCAGGTATTTACATTTTTGTGCCATTAGTGCTAGTTTCCAATTTCGTGGTGTCAGTTCTCAAGAAACTTATTTGCTATATATTATTCTACTCAGGCAAAATGCATTGAAACTGGAGAGACTGTGGCTATAAAAAAGGTTTTGCAAGACAGAAGATATAAAAATCGTGAACTGCAGTTAATGCGGACTATGGATCACCCAAACATTGTTTCCTTGAAGCATTGTTTCTTCTCAACTACAAGCCAAAATGAGCTTTTTCTCAATTTAGTTATGGAGTATGTTCCAGAAAGTATGTTTCGGGTTCTGAAGCATTATAGTGATGCAAACCAGAAAATGCCACTCATCTATGTGAAACTTTATACTTACCAAGTAAGTAAAATAACTCCTTATAAAGTGCTTTCAACTTtatgtttctttgttttcaatATGATAATTTGGATATGATCTGCAGATTTTCCGTGGGTTGGCTTACATGCATTCTGTTGCTGGTGTCTGCCACAGAGACTTGAAGCCCCAAAATGTTTTGGTAGGGATAAATAGATTTTGCACTCGCAATTAGCATAAGATGAGTGGTTTGATATTGATAGTGCTTTATCTTTGTAGGTCGATCCTTCCACCCATCAGGTCAAGATTTGCGATTTTGGAAGTGCCAAAGTATTAGTAAGTGATCCTTTTTTAGCTTCCTATGATTTGGAATAAAGTGGAAGA harbors:
- the LOC131013524 gene encoding shaggy-related protein kinase eta, which codes for MADDKEMSAPVMDGNGTVTGHIISTTIGGKNGEPKQTVSYMAERVVGTGSFGIVFQAKCIETGETVAIKKVLQDRRYKNRELQLMRTMDHPNIVSLKHCFFSTTSQNELFLNLVMEYVPESMFRVLKHYSDANQKMPLIYVKLYTYQIFRGLAYMHSVAGVCHRDLKPQNVLVDPSTHQVKICDFGSAKVLVRGEANISYICSRFYRAPELIFGATEYTTSIDIWSAGCVLAELLLGQPLFPGENAVGQLVEVIKVLGTPTREEIRCMNPNYNDFRFPQIKAHPWHKVFHKRMPPEAIDLTSRLLQYSPNLRCTALEACAHPFFDELREPNARLPNGRPLPPLFNFKQELSGASPDLINKLIPDHVKRQMGLQFFASYEGMT